The Pseudomonas fragi DNA window CCTCAATGGGTGGGCTGCCTGCTGGCCTTGGCCTATCCCGATCGGGTAGCGCAACAGCGCCGCGCTGGCGGGGCTGAGTATCGTTTGGCGAATGGTCGTGCGGCGATGTTCACCGAGACCGATGTGCTGATGAAGCATTCGTGGCTGGTGATCGCTGACTTGGGTAGCCGACAGGGGCAGCGGGAAGAGCGAATCTACCTCGCGGCCGACTTGGACGAAGCATTGTTCGAGACTGTGCTGAAAGAACAGGTTACCCAGGTGGACGAGCTCTACTGGGATGAGCGGGAAGGTGCTTTGCGCGCTGAGCGACAAGTGAAAGTAGGGGAGTTGATTTTGTCCCGCTCACAACTGGCCAACCTGGGCGATGAGGCTCGTGTACAGGCGTTGCTTAACTTTGTTCGTCGTAAGGGTTTGGAGCTTTTGCCCTGGACGCCCGAGCTTCGCCAGTGGCAGGCGAGGGTGGAGTTGCTGCGCATATTGGATGAAGAGTCGGGTAACCGAAGTGAGTGGCCTGACCTACGTGATGAGGCATTGCTGCAGTCCCTGGAAGAGTGGTTGGGGCCATATGTCGGTAAAGTCACTCGCCTCAGTCATTTTGGCCAGCTCGACTTATCGTCCGTCCTGCGCAACCTTCTGCTCTGGCCTCTTCCGCAGCAGCTTGATTCCCAGGCGCCCCAGACGGTTTCGGTACCGTCTGGATCGAATATTCGAATCGACTACAGTGAGCGACCTCCGGTTCTTGCAGTGCGACTCCAGGAGCTGTTCGGGCAATTGGATACGCCACGCATTGCGAATGGACGACAGGTGCTCAAGCTGCATCTTCTGTCACCGGCACGCCGTCCGGTACAGGTTACTCAGGACTTGGCGAACTTCTGGGCGTCGACCTACATCGAGGTGAAGAAGGATTTAAAGGGTAGGTACCCAAAGCATTTTTGGCCTGATGACCCTTTGATCGCGGAAGCTACCGCACGAGCTAAACCGAGAGGAACATAGCTAGGCTTCAGGCAATTTATAGGTATCGTATTATAACTCTGCGAAATGAGAGCTTGTTTACCGGTTGGCAGTTGATGGAGCGTGGCGCAGTCAAAGGTCATCCCCCGAAGGATCAGTCCTTCTGCCAATACCGCTGAACCGTCGATGTGGGCAGGCCTAGTTCACGGGCAGCTTCCGCTTGGGTCTTGCCCTGCTTTCTCAGGCTAATCACAGCACTGACGCTCTGGGCGTTCGCTCGAGTGCCACGACCGCGCTTTTTCAACGCGCCATCCTGCATTTGATCCTCCATGATATTGAGTCCCCCCGACTCTATGAAGCAAAGGAGTTCCTTTTGCGCCTTTTTCAACTCGGACTCGGGAGATTCTTTGTCACGGATCGCCAAGCACAACGCCATGAGCGTAAGAAGGTTGATACCGAGCGTCTCGGCCACTTTTACAAGGGTCGGTAGCGTAGCCTGGATTTTCCCTTGTTCCAGCAAGCTTAGGTTGCTCTGGCTGATAGTCCCTGCTAGGGCTTCATAACCTAATCCTTTCAGTTTCCGGATGGTGCGTAGGGTGATGGCTAGCTCTTCCTTCACGTTCAGTATCTCAAAAGGAAGAATAGAGCCACAGTCGTGTAGGCCCACCAAATATCATATGTTGTTATTGGTGAGCTGCTTCCTTATCATGTCCATTCAATGGGCGGCGCGCTGACCCGCAAATTGGGGATGCTTCAGCAGCTTCCCTATCTGGCTGCCAAATGTATTAGCAGCGTTTATCTAGAGGATCGCCTTGAGCTAAGCCGATCAAAGGTTTGGCAGGGCAAGGACTGGGTTTTTTGCCGTGTTTGTAACTTATAACAGTGAACTGCAGGGGCAATTTAAAGCGCCGGAGAGTGTTCGGATGCTCTGGAGATCAGTGGACATCAGTCGTTGTGAATACTCATTTCTGATCGAAGGCATGGGATGGGAGGATGGATGCATAGGCCCGGTTGCGCATCTCGTCACGGATGTGAGCACCATCCAAATGATGCGCGCAGCAGAGGTTGGTAATTTCCTGAGCGTGAGCAAAATCCATCTTATCCAGCCGCCTGCAAAGAATAATCAGGGCTCATACACCATGGAGCCTCTATCCGATATTCGGATTCAGGCCGGTACCGAAAGGAATCCGGTCTACGAGTTCGTAACGGATGTAGGCCGGATCTACACGAGCGCAAGGCAATGAAGTTCCATGATCAGGAGGACACATGGCTGTGACTCTGGATGATGTCACTTAATCTTTTTACGGCGCATCAGCGGTCGCACTAGGCTGGCATGGAACTGCGAGTGGGCTCGTTAGCTACTGCTGCTACATAAAGAGAAAAATGCTATGAAGCTGCAAATTTATTCAGATTTGCATAACGAATTCTCGCGATTCGAACCTCCTACCAGCGACGCGGACGTAGTGATTCTCGCCGGCGATATTGATATCAAATCGCGTGGAGTCTCATGGGCGAACGACACATTCCAGTGCCCTGTTATCTATGTGTGTGGCAATCACGAATATTACGGCGGCCACATAGGTCACACACTGCGAAAGATGAAAAACGCTGCATTGCCCCATGTGCATGTACTCGAAAACGAGATGCTCATTCTCGATGGCACACGCTTTTTGGTCACAACGGCCTGGACGGATTATTCGGCTACTGGTGATGTGGTTGCGGCAAAGCGCGTTGCTTGGGATTCGATGAACGATTTCTTGGTGATTCGAGCCGACTTGGATTACAGACGCCTGCGTCCAGATGACCTAGTCGCGAAATCAATGAGGGCTCACCGATGGTTAACCCAAGAGCTTAATAGACCTTTCGACGGCAAAACAGTGGTGGTCACACACCATGCACCAGTGTTGGATCGTCTGGGTGACGATCACCCCGGACATCTGGCTGCAGCCTATGCGAACGATTGGTCAGAGCTACTTAGTAAGGCTGATCTGTGGATACATGGACACACGCATTTTGCAGCAGACTTCCTTAAGAACGGGTGCCGAGTGTTTTCAAATCCGCGCGGATATCGGGGGCAAAGTACAGGCTTCGATCCTGAGTGCTTGGTAGAGGTTTGATGGTGAGTATTTCTCTGCAGTTCCATGCTTTAGGCTCGTAGTCGCTAGATCAAAACTAGCGGGTATGAGATTGCTCGAACGGTCGGTATTTAGAGCGAATTTGAGGGTTGTGAATGGTCACTTTAAATGAAATCTCGCAGCTGCTTTACGGCGTAGGGGAAGAGATGCCTGGCTGGCAGGGCACCCAGGACGAACTAATTGCATTGGCCGCAAACGCCTTCCCTGGCAAAGCCTTCTGTGTTGTGGAGCAGTGGATCCTGATCGACCTCACTGTGACACCTGCGGAGAAGGAAAAACTCACCGGGCTTGGTCTATTGCCCGCGACCCTGTTCGCCCATGAGGTCGTGCTCGATAGCCGTAATCGATTTCAACCCACCATGTGGGTACGCAGTAATTTCGGCGTGTCTTCCAACGCTTACATGTTTGAAACCAAAAATACTGTCTATCTCCTGCTTGGGCCTGGACTGAGAAAAGAGGCTGGCATTGGTGCCGCTTTTTCAATGAAGGTAGGGTGAGCGATGCTGGCCGACGGTGTATTCATGGTCGTTTTGGAGCTTGAGTTGGATGCCTGAAGTAATTGAGCTGGAATTTCATAGTAAAGATGTCAGCGAATTTCAGCTGCACCGTTTGGTGCGAGCAAGCTTTCGCAAATACACGGTGCCTGTCACGGCATTCATCAGCGACGCTTTTATTGCAGATGACACATGCGTCGGGGTGTCCTTCGACCATTCGAAGCGTGACGATGCATACCACAGGGTGGATGGTTCCATTCTTCTCACAGGTAAAATTCAGTCAGCGAGAAAAGAGGGCCGGTTTTGGTTGCTCGAGACTCAAGATGGTAATTACGTCATCACTAGCTTCAGGCGAGACCTGGGCAGAGCTAGCTTTTTGAAGCTTCTCCAGTCCGCCGATAGATCCTAATCGGTAGTATGAAAGCCATCATTTGATAACCTGGTAGGGCCGTGTCATATGCCAGATGAACGATGGTCAGTCGTTAGGGCAATAGCCCATTTTGACGAGTTGCTCGACCAGGTGATCACGACTCGCAAACCAGTTTTCGTTGATGGAGAACGCAGGACTGCGGTGTTCATTTCAATGGAGGAGTGGCTGTCGATTCAGGACAAGCTCATTGCTCGAGCTCCCTCAAACCTCTGAACTTTCGCTTGCTAGGCCTCTTACGGTTTTAGTCTGCTGCGCTCCGAGTCCACCATGCGGAGCGCTTCAAGCGGCATCTGTCCTGTAACGCTCGCCTTAGCTCAGTAACCGAGCTCGTTCAGCAGCTGTTGCAAAAAACCACGGCGCCTACGAATCGCGCACAGGATTAGATAGTCGCGGTCGGTATCGGTTGTTGAAATATGCCCGGCGTCCACCAAGCCATGGATGTAGCCTTCAGCTTTTCCTCTCGCCTCCAGCAGGGCTTCGATGGAAGTGCTTTTGAAAATGTCGCCAGCAATGAGCTGCCACCGCTTCTTCTGGCGGTTCCCAACGGGGTCGTCGGAAAATTTCGGTGCGTTGATAAGTGTGTTGAAATCGGCAAGTGCGTCAGGTGTGTTCAAAGCGAATTCTCGGAACGGTGATAACTGAGTTGAGGCTATCATGCGCACACTAAGTCGCTTGTTGTGAGCTGGTTTTTGTAGGCGCTGGCGCGAAGGGACGACTTCAATGATGGTGCACGCTATCGGTGGCACCTTTGAACATTGCGGAGCGTACAGGCAGTGTTATTCAGCGATTACATTCTTAGCCCGGAGTTGGTATGGGATATCTCAGCCTAGAGGACATCTACCCGGATGACGTACACAAATATGGCCATATGCGGGTAGGAATGACCGATCTCTACGTTAAAGACAATCACGCCGCTTATGGTGTGGTGACGCGTGGCGAATGCCGCGAGCTGACCAGTAGGTTACTGCGTGACGAAACAGTGCAAATGATCATTAGCGCTAATCTCGCCGCATTGCCAGAGGACTACGATCCGTGGATTAGGCGGATCGAACGCAATCGCGCCTTACACGCTAGGTATGGGGACAAATTCGATCCATGGGGAGACGACAGACCTTCATGAGGGCTTCGGCGAAGCCCGTATAGCGGTTCGTTCCAAGGATTATGGGGGCGGCTACTGTTGGCTGGAACGTGCGCATATCCTTACGTAACGTCGTACCCTCCTGCATACATAATCCCATGTTTGGATGTTGCGCGTAGGCATCATGACAGGTGGGGTTTCGGGAAGTTTTGGTACAAATAATACGCGTATTTGCAGTGCTGCTATTTTCTAGAGTATGGGTGCCTTGGGGGAACACAGGTCGTGCCAAAATAAGCGCTTTTCAGTTGATGCCTCTCTCCAAAACCGAAATCTCTTCTTGACGAAGATTGACCCGCTGACGATCTTTTGAGTAGTTGCCGCATCCTTTCACCCGCATGGAGAGTCATATGAGCGCTGGTCATAGTCACGGTCAAGCTCGTGCAGGACACGAGAAAAAATTGTGGATCGCTTTGGTGTTAACGACAAGCTTCATGATCGCGGAGGTCATTGGGGCTTTTGTGACAGGCAGCTTGGCGTTGTTATCCGATGCGGCTCACATGCTAACCGATTCCACTGCCTTGGCTATTTCATTGATAGCTATTCAAATTGCCAAACGCGCTGCGGATAAAAAGCGGACATTCGGCTATGCACGATTTGAGATCCTCGCAGCTGCTTTTAACGCGATTTTGTTGTTCATGGTGGCGGTGTACATCTTGTATGAAGCTTATCAGCGGTTTAAAGCCCCGACAGAAATCCAATCGACAGGGATGCTGATCGTCGCAGTGATCGGACTAGTTGTGAACCTTGTTTCAATGCGGTTGCTAATGTCTGCCAGTGCCGAAAGTCTTAACGTAAAAGGCGCGTACCTAGAAGTATGGAGCGACATGTTGGGCTCCATGGGCGTAATAGGGGCGGCATTGATCATTCGTTTTACCGGATTCACTTGGGTTGACTCGATCGTTGCCGCAGCTATCGGCCTGTGGGTGCTTCCCAGAACCTGGGTTTTGCTCAAAGAAAGCATGAACATCCTGTTGCAAGGGGTTCCGGATGGCATCGATATCGCTGAAGTGGAAGCGTGCATCAGGGCGGTTGAAGGCGTTGAGGATATCCATGACCTGCATATCTGGGCCCTGACCAGCGGCAAGAATGTCATGAGTGCTCACCTTGTAATCTTGCGTAGCTCCCGATCTGAGCAAGATATATTGGCTGAGGTGACTCGGCTGATGAGCGAGGTATTCCATATCAGCCATACGACTCTTCAACTGGAAAACTTGCAGTTTCATGCAGCGCTTGAAGAAAACGAAGGCATGCAGCACTAGAGCGGGATCTTGCAAACATCTCATGTCGGAGTAGGGGTTGCTGCGATTTACTCAGAACTCAGCGGACATTAAAAAACCTGACCACAGGCGCATGTCCAGTGGTGCAGGGAGGGTTGCACAGGTTTGTTGCGGGAATTTACCCTTGAACCTTTCTAGCCTGTTGCCAAGTGGTCTGTCCGTCGAGGTTTGGGAAGCTCAGCCTGAAAACGGTCATGCTGCCAGGCATGCTTTGAACATCCGCAGTTCCCTGGTGGAGGCTCATGATCGATCGAACAATAGCTAAGCCAAGACCAGTGCCACCTTCAGCACGCGAGCGACTTGTATCAATCCGATAAAAGCGGTCAAACAAGTGCAACAGATGCTGAGGTTCGATTCCTGCTCCAGGGTTGCCTACAAGTAGCGATACCTGTTCGGCATAGTTTTCAATAACAATTGAAATAGATTGTCCCGCAGGGCAATGGCGAATTGCGTTGGACAATAGATTGGATATTGCTCGCTGTATCATTAACCTGTCGCCAATCGTCTTGCCAGTTCCGGTAACATTCAGGGTGATACGTTTCTCTTCCGCAGACAGTGAAAACAGATCGACCACCTTAAATGCTTCATCTTCTAAGGTGATTGTTTCGAACGGGACAAGTGCCGCGGGATGGCTGACCTGAGCTAAGAAGAGCATATCCGAGACAATTCGCGTGACACGCCCCAACTCCTCGGTGCATGACTCCAGCACAGCTTTGTATTCTTCTGCCGGACGCTCCCGAGAAAGGGTAACCTGGGCCTTGCCCATCAAATTGGTGATCGGGGATCGTAATTCATGGGCTAAGTCATCTGAAAATTGCGACAACTGCTGAATACCGCTGTCGAGCCGGTGCAGCATGAAGTTGATGCCATGAGCCAACTCACTAAGCTCCTGAGGCATTTTAACAACAGAAAGTCGATGGTTGAGATCTTGAGCCGAGATCATGGCGGCGACCTTCCGGAACTCTCTCAGTGGAGAAAGTCCTTGTTGTACTACGGCCCAAGCACTTGCTCCGATGAGTATTAGTAAAAGCGGTAGTGCAATAATCGTCGACCTAAGGTACGCGCTGAGCAGCGCTTCATCGTTCGCACAATCCATCGACAGCAATACGGGAACGCTTACACCGTTCTTTAATGGGATGAGCTTGGATGCGGTAAGGAAGTGTCGACCTTCACCATCTGAATTGGTGGAATAGGAAACCTTGTCAACGGCAGCAGTCGCAGCTTTCAACTCAGTCCGCGGATCCGACAATCCAGGCCCAAATTTCAGTAAGGGCGTCCTGAGGTTTTTGAGATCATAGATGGTCAGATTCAGATTGTCATGTCCCATGACTTGATCCAGTAACGAATGCGGTTTTGAATTTACGTCGGCCGTGTCATCGTATAGCGAGAGGCTATGTTCAACCTGCTCCATCTTATTGATCAGGCTGTTTTTTGCCAACTTATCCAGCTCATGCGTCAGCGCAAAAAAGGCCAAGACAGCCAAAAAAACTACCAACAACGCCCCCAAGATACTTACTGTCAAACCTAGTCGCATTGACAGGCTGACCGGCTTCATACTCGCGCCTCTAATACGTAACCAACACCGCGAAGGGTGTGGATCAACTTGTTATCGAAGGGGTCATCTATTTTGGCCCTCAGCCTACGGATTGAAACCTCGACAACGTTAGTGTCGCAATCAAAATTCATATCCCAGACCAGTGAAATGATTTGGGTGCGAGAAAGCACTTCTCCAGTCTGGCGCATCAGCAAGTGCAACAGCGCAAACTCCTTGGTTGTTAGATCTATGCGCTGCTCACCGCGAAAAGCACGATGACGTCCTTGGTCTAGTTCCAGGTCGGCTACTTTTAGTACCTGCGGGACAGGTATGTGCTCACTGCGTCGCATCAGGGTTCGTACCCGTGCAAGTAACTCAGGAAACTCAAACGGTTTAACCAGATAATCATCGGCACCCAAATCTAGTCCGCGTATCTTGTCCGCTAGGCGCCCTCGGGCCGTCAACATCATGACCCGGGCATTACTGCTTTGTCGTAGACGTTCAAGAACACCCCAGCCATCAAGTTCGGGAAGATTAACGTCAAGTATCACCAAATCATAAACATGTTGGCGCGCCAGATGTAGTCCATCCGCGCCATTTATCGCACGATCAACAATGTAGCCACTTTCAGTCAGTCCCTGATGTAAGTATTCGGCAGTTTTGAGCTCGTCCTCAACTACAAGGATTCGCATAACATTTCACCTTCTTAATGACTAGAGTTAAAGGGGTTCAGAAAAGTAATAAACGTATACTGTGGTTTTCTGATTGGTATTGTCTTTTTATAAGATTCTCAATCTTCATATGGTTTGAATAACTTACGAGATGACAGCCTTCACTCTAAAGCCTGTAGCTGCTTTAGGGTCAAGCCAAAGCTGCGGTTTTGAGGCGCCAAAGCTAGGGTTGCGACAATCTGTCGCGGGAAATAATCCATAGGCTATATATCCATAGAGAGCTCATATGAATACCCCAATTCGACAAGTGCGCTTCGGCAGATAATTGCTGAATTTTTGTTTCATCATATTTCCGCCTTAAGTTTTTCTTTTTTAACACCTCCTATATTAGAGCAAAACCTACAGCAGTAGAGCTGGATAACATATTTGTAATTCTTCAGTCACCTTGTTGATAGATGAAGAACTCTACAGTTATCACGTTGAGAAAATTCGCTTTAAAGGAAGTATAAAATTGCGTTGGCTTAGAAAGTTAGTTACCCCCTTGCGTACCATAAAATCCTTGTTGGTAATAGGCCTAAGTTGCACGTTTGCACTATCAGGCACGGCTTTTTCCGCTGGTTCGGTTTCACAGGCGCTGACAATGGATCAAGTGCTTCAAATGGCGTTTGCCAACAACCCTGACCTAGCGGCAGCACAGTGGGAAATTGGTATCACTCAGGGAGATCGGCAGCAGGCGAGCTTGATTCCCAATCCTGAGTTGTCTTGGGAGGCTGAGGATACCCGGCGTAATTCGCGCACTACGACGGTGATGATCAATCAGCCGATCGAGCTTGGTGGTAAGCGAGGCGCTAGGATCGAAGTGGCAAGTCGAGCGCAAGATGCAGCCGAGATTGAATTGGAGCGCAAGCGTAATGTTCTACGTGCCGATGTCATTCAGGCGTTTTACAACACATCTACGGCTCAGCAAAGGTTGCTGTTATCACGTCAATCACTTGAGCTCGCACAGCGTGGCTTGAATGTAGCTCAAGGTCGCATCAGTAGTGGCAAGTCATCGCCTGTTGAAGGTACGCGAGCAGAAGTCCAGTTGTCGGAGGTACGCCTAGAGCTGAAACGGGCAGAGCGAGAGGAGGCAAATGCCTATCAACAACTCGCTCGAGTCATTGGTGTGCCTTTGCCGGCGTTTGCGTCTGTAAGTGATTCAAGTCAGCCAATGCCAACTGTACCGGAACCTTCGCTGCTCCTTAATCGCATCGGTCAGACTGCGGAGTTACGGTTGGCAAAGCTGCAAATTGACCAGCGTGAAGCCTCACTTGGCTTGGAGAAAGCCCAGCGCATTCCTGACCTAACCGTAAGTTTAGGTAGCCAATACGATGAACGGGAGCGTGAGCGCGTGAATGTCGTAGGGCTGTCGATGCCCATCCCATTATTCAATCGTAATCAGGGCAATGTGTTGGCAGCCGCCCGCCGAACTGATCAGGCCCGCGACCTTCGCAATGCCAGCGAGTTACGCCTGCGCACAGAAATTCAGACCACTCTAGCTCAGTGGAAGACAGCGAACACTGAAATCACGTCGTTCAATCAAACCATCCTGCCTGCCGCGCAAAGTGCTGTAGATACCGCTACCCGTGGTTTCGAAATGGGGAAATTCAACTTCCTAGATGTGCTAGATGCCCAGCGCACCTTAATCAGCGCGCGCGGCCAGTACATCCAGGCCATTGCCGAGGCGACAGACGCCTGGGTGCGTATCGAGCGAATTTTCGGTGATGTCGACAAGCTCACTCATACCCCTTGAATTTCATATAACACTTTTTTAACCGCTACTCAGCATCGCAGTGCCACGGTAATCCGTGACTGCCCACTGAGCTGCGTAGGGAGTCCCATGGATAAAAAACAAATCCTTGTCACCGCACTGACCCTCACGGTGGGCATATGTGTTGGTTCGCTCTGGATGGGTAGCACGTCAACAGCGTCCACCGGCGTACAGACGCAAGAAGAGCAGGGCCACGATGCTGATCACAGCAACGAGGGTGCGGCCAAGGAGTCAGTTGATGGCGGGCATGAAGAAGGGGAAGCAGAAGAAGGTCACCTGACTCTGAGCGACGATCAGATCAGATCTGCCGGCATTCAGTTAATCGAAGCTAAGGAACAGAGCATCAGCCTCTCATTGCCGTTTCCTGGAGAAGTCCGTTTCGATGAAGACCGTACTGCGCATGTGGTACCCCGGGTTCCTGGTGTCGTCGAGTCGGTACATGTCAATCTTGGCCAAACAGTGAAAAAAGGTCAGCTACTAGCCGTGATTGCCAGTCAACAAATTTCTGATCAGCGCAGTGAGCAAGCCGCAGCGCAACGTCGTCTAGAGTTGGCGCGCACTACCTACGAGCGTGAACGCCAGTTATGGCAGGACAAAATCTCTGCCGAACAGGATTTCCTTCAAGCCCGTCAGGCTCTGCAAGAGGCCGAAATCGCTGTCAGTAATGCCCGACAAAAAATCAGCGTACTTAGTGGCAGCTCGGTGATCAGTGGTGGCAACCGGTATGAGCTGCGTGCACCGTTCGATGGCGTTGTGGTCGAAAAGCACTTGGGCCTTGGTGAGGTTGTCAGTGAAACCAGCAATGCTTTTACGCTCTCGGACTTGTCGCATGTTTGGGTGACTTTTGGCGTTTCCCCTAAGGATTTGAGCAAAGTCCTGGTGGGCAAGTCTGTCACGGTTAGTGCCGCTGAGTTGAATGCGGAAGTTACGGGTGCCGTGGCCTACGTTGGGAGTTTACTGGGTGAGCAGACTCGTACCGCCACTGTCCGTGTGTCCATAGCGAATCCGCAAGGGGCTTGGCGTCCCGGGCTGTTCGTAACCGTACTGGTTGATACCGATACCCGGCTGGCGAAAGTCGCAGTACCAGAAGCAGCAATCCAGACGGTCGAGGATAGGCCAACAGTTTTCGTTCGAACTG harbors:
- a CDS encoding helix-turn-helix domain-containing protein, with the translated sequence MKEELAITLRTIRKLKGLGYEALAGTISQSNLSLLEQGKIQATLPTLVKVAETLGINLLTLMALCLAIRDKESPESELKKAQKELLCFIESGGLNIMEDQMQDGALKKRGRGTRANAQSVSAVISLRKQGKTQAEAARELGLPTSTVQRYWQKD
- a CDS encoding metallophosphoesterase family protein yields the protein MKLQIYSDLHNEFSRFEPPTSDADVVILAGDIDIKSRGVSWANDTFQCPVIYVCGNHEYYGGHIGHTLRKMKNAALPHVHVLENEMLILDGTRFLVTTAWTDYSATGDVVAAKRVAWDSMNDFLVIRADLDYRRLRPDDLVAKSMRAHRWLTQELNRPFDGKTVVVTHHAPVLDRLGDDHPGHLAAAYANDWSELLSKADLWIHGHTHFAADFLKNGCRVFSNPRGYRGQSTGFDPECLVEV
- a CDS encoding DUF6957 family protein; this translates as MVTLNEISQLLYGVGEEMPGWQGTQDELIALAANAFPGKAFCVVEQWILIDLTVTPAEKEKLTGLGLLPATLFAHEVVLDSRNRFQPTMWVRSNFGVSSNAYMFETKNTVYLLLGPGLRKEAGIGAAFSMKVG
- a CDS encoding cation diffusion facilitator family transporter, encoding MSAGHSHGQARAGHEKKLWIALVLTTSFMIAEVIGAFVTGSLALLSDAAHMLTDSTALAISLIAIQIAKRAADKKRTFGYARFEILAAAFNAILLFMVAVYILYEAYQRFKAPTEIQSTGMLIVAVIGLVVNLVSMRLLMSASAESLNVKGAYLEVWSDMLGSMGVIGAALIIRFTGFTWVDSIVAAAIGLWVLPRTWVLLKESMNILLQGVPDGIDIAEVEACIRAVEGVEDIHDLHIWALTSGKNVMSAHLVILRSSRSEQDILAEVTRLMSEVFHISHTTLQLENLQFHAALEENEGMQH
- a CDS encoding heavy metal sensor histidine kinase; this encodes MKPVSLSMRLGLTVSILGALLVVFLAVLAFFALTHELDKLAKNSLINKMEQVEHSLSLYDDTADVNSKPHSLLDQVMGHDNLNLTIYDLKNLRTPLLKFGPGLSDPRTELKAATAAVDKVSYSTNSDGEGRHFLTASKLIPLKNGVSVPVLLSMDCANDEALLSAYLRSTIIALPLLLILIGASAWAVVQQGLSPLREFRKVAAMISAQDLNHRLSVVKMPQELSELAHGINFMLHRLDSGIQQLSQFSDDLAHELRSPITNLMGKAQVTLSRERPAEEYKAVLESCTEELGRVTRIVSDMLFLAQVSHPAALVPFETITLEDEAFKVVDLFSLSAEEKRITLNVTGTGKTIGDRLMIQRAISNLLSNAIRHCPAGQSISIVIENYAEQVSLLVGNPGAGIEPQHLLHLFDRFYRIDTSRSRAEGGTGLGLAIVRSIMSLHQGTADVQSMPGSMTVFRLSFPNLDGQTTWQQARKVQG
- a CDS encoding heavy metal response regulator transcription factor, with product MRILVVEDELKTAEYLHQGLTESGYIVDRAINGADGLHLARQHVYDLVILDVNLPELDGWGVLERLRQSSNARVMMLTARGRLADKIRGLDLGADDYLVKPFEFPELLARVRTLMRRSEHIPVPQVLKVADLELDQGRHRAFRGEQRIDLTTKEFALLHLLMRQTGEVLSRTQIISLVWDMNFDCDTNVVEVSIRRLRAKIDDPFDNKLIHTLRGVGYVLEARV
- a CDS encoding TolC family protein, encoding MGLSCTFALSGTAFSAGSVSQALTMDQVLQMAFANNPDLAAAQWEIGITQGDRQQASLIPNPELSWEAEDTRRNSRTTTVMINQPIELGGKRGARIEVASRAQDAAEIELERKRNVLRADVIQAFYNTSTAQQRLLLSRQSLELAQRGLNVAQGRISSGKSSPVEGTRAEVQLSEVRLELKRAEREEANAYQQLARVIGVPLPAFASVSDSSQPMPTVPEPSLLLNRIGQTAELRLAKLQIDQREASLGLEKAQRIPDLTVSLGSQYDERERERVNVVGLSMPIPLFNRNQGNVLAAARRTDQARDLRNASELRLRTEIQTTLAQWKTANTEITSFNQTILPAAQSAVDTATRGFEMGKFNFLDVLDAQRTLISARGQYIQAIAEATDAWVRIERIFGDVDKLTHTP
- a CDS encoding efflux RND transporter periplasmic adaptor subunit; protein product: MDKKQILVTALTLTVGICVGSLWMGSTSTASTGVQTQEEQGHDADHSNEGAAKESVDGGHEEGEAEEGHLTLSDDQIRSAGIQLIEAKEQSISLSLPFPGEVRFDEDRTAHVVPRVPGVVESVHVNLGQTVKKGQLLAVIASQQISDQRSEQAAAQRRLELARTTYERERQLWQDKISAEQDFLQARQALQEAEIAVSNARQKISVLSGSSVISGGNRYELRAPFDGVVVEKHLGLGEVVSETSNAFTLSDLSHVWVTFGVSPKDLSKVLVGKSVTVSAAELNAEVTGAVAYVGSLLGEQTRTATVRVSIANPQGAWRPGLFVTVLVDTDTRLAKVAVPEAAIQTVEDRPTVFVRTDDGFKAQAVVIGSRAAGLAEITEGLEPGAQVAAAGSFILKSELGKASAEHAH